In Porites lutea chromosome 7, jaPorLute2.1, whole genome shotgun sequence, a single window of DNA contains:
- the LOC140944921 gene encoding insulinoma-associated protein 1-like: MPKAFLVKKNKRLHSGGAGSVEKRHFEYDAVPEYRAGKSDVFSTTSAVSEIMHSSPKKDKPPVLTSLSALLTSAPNNNITSSAFKPFKLEKEKENSPAKKFKPNPTSIESRDKPSKNKDSSSNGREALNEKHTDHGGKTAVLEHKEFAICQDKFDFPKTKGPLPQSQFICQLCQEVYTDPFSLAQHRCSGIQHTEYRCPECDKVFSCPANLASHRRWHRPRSPHEKKPAPTQSPSTRDQVSSSPKVGAEESKVGTTAAESELRATSPVGNSQGQFVCEVCNKTFRRKAYLRKHMNNHNDDRPYPCQYCGKVFRSLTNRAKHVLNHAVGPKTFICNVCGNGFANKGSLDRHARIHTGEIYSCKHCSSTFYSSPGLTRHINKCHPPENRQVIVLQVPVRQG, translated from the coding sequence ATGCCTAAAGCATTCCTTGTGAAGAAGAACAAGAGGCTGCACAGTGGCGGAGCTGGATCGGTGGAAAAGAGGCATTTTGAGTACGATGCAGTTCCGGAATATCGCGCGGGCAAGAGTGATGTGTTTTCCACTACGTCTGCGGTTTCAGAAATTATGCATTCATCGCCGAAGAAGGATAAACCACCGGTGTTAACCTCGTTAAGTGCGCTGCTCACCTCAGCGCCTAACAACAACATCACATCAAGCGCCTTTAAACCTTTtaaattggaaaaagaaaaggaaaattcccCAGCCAAGAAATTCAAGCCTAACCCGACGTCGATCGAGAGCCGTGACAAGCCGAGTAAGAATAAAGACAGCAGTTCAAACGGACGCGAAGCGCTTAACGAAAAACACACGGATCATGGTGGTAAAACCGCAGTTCTCGAACACAAGGAGTTTGCCATTTGCCAAGATAAGTTCGACTTTCCCAAGACCAAAGGTCCACTGCCTCAGTCTCAATTTATCTGCCAACTTTGTCAGGAGGTTTATACAGATCCATTTTCGCTAGCCCAACACAGGTGTAGTGGAATTCAGCACACTGAATATCGATGCcccgagtgcgacaaagttttCAGCTGCCCTGCCAACCTGGCTTCGCACCGCCGATGGCACCGACCTCGTTCGCCGCACGAGAAAAAGCCAGCTCCGACCCAATCGCCATCTACGCGCGATCAAGTATCGAGCAGCCCGAAAGTTGGCGCCGAAGAGAGCAAAGTCGGCACCACAGCAGCGGAATCCGAGTTACGAGCCACCAGCCCTGTAGGTAACAGCCAGGGACAATTTGTGTGCGAAGTATGCAACAAAACATTCAGGCGCAAGGCCTATCTGAGAAAACATATGAACAACCACAACGATGATCGCCCTTATCCGTGCCAGTACTGTGGAAAAGTTTTCCGCAGCCTGACAAACCGCGCTAAACACGTTCTTAACCACGCCGTGGGACCTAAGACATTTATTTGTAACGTGTGCGGTAATGGTTTTGCCAATAAGGGAAGCCTTGATCGACACGCAAGAATCCACACAGGTGAAATTTACTCTTGTAAACATTGCTCTAGTACATTTTATAGCTCGCCTGGTTTGACTCGCCACATTAACAAATGTCATCCACCCGAAAATCGTCAAGTTATAGTCCTGCAAGTCCCAGTTAGACAAGGCTGa
- the LOC140944922 gene encoding lysocardiolipin acyltransferase 1-like isoform X2 codes for MLFGVKIVITGDTPPKSENAIIIMNHRCRLDWMFYWSAVARHGELKHEKIMMKHELKYSPGPGWAMQNALYIFLKRRWDQDESYLNTVLSYFVDSSACLQLLLFPEGTNLEEGSKVKSDSFAEKNNLPCYDYVLHPRVRGFTYCIEKLRQGRLDAIHDVTIGYSQNYCFQEMDLLKGNVPDEIHFHLRRYSDKELPRDTKGLEAWCCERWEEKEERLKNFYTKSKQFGPPPELASETEITVRYLFVKCLIFWVAFAVCISLLLYASVLARWYVFFIGATQVVLSLFGGTDKIFLQMQKPLSIKAN; via the exons ATGCTGTTTGGTGTAAAGATTGTAATAACTGGTGATACGCCTCCCAAGAGTGAGAATGCCATCATAATTATGAATCACAGGTGCCGTTTGGACTGGATGTTCTATTGGAGTGCAGTGGCGCGCCATGGAGAGCTTAAACATGAAAAGATCATGATGAAGCATGAGCTCAAGTATTCACCAGGTCCAG GCTGGGCCATGCAGAATGCTttgtacattttcttaaaacgtCGCTGGGACCAGGATGAGAGCTATCTTAACACAGTGCTCAGTTATTTTGTAGATTCATCAGCTTGTTTACAGCTTCTTCTGTTTCCAGAGGGCACCAACCTTGAAGAAGGCAGCAAAGTTAAGAGTGACTCATTCGCAGAAAAAAACAACCTTCCATGTTACGATTATGTATTGCATCCTCGTGTCCGAGGATTCACTTATTGCATTGAAAAACTTCGTCAAGGTAGACTAGATGCAATTCATGATGTCACAATTGGCTATTCACAAAACTACTGTTTTCAAGAAATGGACCTACTCAAGGGAAATGTTCCTGATGAAATTCACTTTCATCTTCGACGTTACTCTGACAAGGAGCTTCCTCGAGATACGAAAGGTCTGGAAGCCTGGTGCTGTGAACGTTgggaagaaaaggaagagagactgaaaaatttttacactaaaagcaAACAGTTTGGACCCCCTCCAGAGTTGGCTAGCGAGACTGAAATCACTGTTAGATATCTCTTTGTGAAATGCTTGATATTTTGGGTAGCATTCGCGGTCTGCATTTCACTTCTGCTGTATGCATCTGTGCTTGCAAGATGGTATGTGTTCTTCATTGGGGCTACTCAAGTTGTGCTGTCACTTTTTGGAGGAActgacaaaatatttttacagaTGCAGAAACCACTTAGTATAAAGGCCAACTGA
- the LOC140944922 gene encoding lysocardiolipin acyltransferase 1-like isoform X1: MAAAALVPLDQRSTDCVLVTSPAEMLFGVKIVITGDTPPKSENAIIIMNHRCRLDWMFYWSAVARHGELKHEKIMMKHELKYSPGPGWAMQNALYIFLKRRWDQDESYLNTVLSYFVDSSACLQLLLFPEGTNLEEGSKVKSDSFAEKNNLPCYDYVLHPRVRGFTYCIEKLRQGRLDAIHDVTIGYSQNYCFQEMDLLKGNVPDEIHFHLRRYSDKELPRDTKGLEAWCCERWEEKEERLKNFYTKSKQFGPPPELASETEITVRYLFVKCLIFWVAFAVCISLLLYASVLARWYVFFIGATQVVLSLFGGTDKIFLQMQKPLSIKAN, from the exons AGATGCTGTTTGGTGTAAAGATTGTAATAACTGGTGATACGCCTCCCAAGAGTGAGAATGCCATCATAATTATGAATCACAGGTGCCGTTTGGACTGGATGTTCTATTGGAGTGCAGTGGCGCGCCATGGAGAGCTTAAACATGAAAAGATCATGATGAAGCATGAGCTCAAGTATTCACCAGGTCCAG GCTGGGCCATGCAGAATGCTttgtacattttcttaaaacgtCGCTGGGACCAGGATGAGAGCTATCTTAACACAGTGCTCAGTTATTTTGTAGATTCATCAGCTTGTTTACAGCTTCTTCTGTTTCCAGAGGGCACCAACCTTGAAGAAGGCAGCAAAGTTAAGAGTGACTCATTCGCAGAAAAAAACAACCTTCCATGTTACGATTATGTATTGCATCCTCGTGTCCGAGGATTCACTTATTGCATTGAAAAACTTCGTCAAGGTAGACTAGATGCAATTCATGATGTCACAATTGGCTATTCACAAAACTACTGTTTTCAAGAAATGGACCTACTCAAGGGAAATGTTCCTGATGAAATTCACTTTCATCTTCGACGTTACTCTGACAAGGAGCTTCCTCGAGATACGAAAGGTCTGGAAGCCTGGTGCTGTGAACGTTgggaagaaaaggaagagagactgaaaaatttttacactaaaagcaAACAGTTTGGACCCCCTCCAGAGTTGGCTAGCGAGACTGAAATCACTGTTAGATATCTCTTTGTGAAATGCTTGATATTTTGGGTAGCATTCGCGGTCTGCATTTCACTTCTGCTGTATGCATCTGTGCTTGCAAGATGGTATGTGTTCTTCATTGGGGCTACTCAAGTTGTGCTGTCACTTTTTGGAGGAActgacaaaatatttttacagaTGCAGAAACCACTTAGTATAAAGGCCAACTGA